The following nucleotide sequence is from Peribacillus sp. ACCC06369.
AGAAAATATGATTTCCAATAAAATCAACAACAGGTGCTAAACAAAAAAATTAGTTACTCATATCATTAAAAAGGAAAACTGATAATAACCCAGCATTTTTTTTCAATGCGCTACCTCCATATCGATTCTCTTATTTTATCACCTGCACCGTAATAGGTTTTAATAGCCCAAAAGTTTAAAAGGATGAGGATTTACATGAAAAAGGGTGAGGTCCGAAGACCATCACCCCAACATTTGACGGAGAACAACAAAAACATGTGTGCTCCTTTTATCTTAATCTTATGCCTGAACGCTTGACTGTTCGGTTTGAGCTTTCCATTCTTCCTGACGGAACTCTTTTTCCCACTTCGAAACCACAATACAAGCGAGAACATGTCCAGGAGTATTACAAGCAGTACGTGCCATATCCAGCACACGGTCAATGCCTGCTATAATTGCAACGCCTTCTGCAGGAAGCCCTACTGCTGAGGCTGTGGCTAAAAGGACAACCAGCGAACCGGATGGAACAGCAGCAATTCCTTTTGACGTTGCAACAAGAACACCCATTACAATCAACTGTTGGCCAAAATCCATCGGGATGCCATATGCTTGTGCCAAGAAAATAGAGCAAACAGAAAGATACAATGTCGAACCATCACAATTCAGTGATAGCCCAGAAGGAATAACGAATGAAACAACACGTTTCGAACAACCGTATGCTTCCATTCGATCCATTAACTGAGGCAGAATGGTTTCCGTACTTGTTGTAGAAAAAGCGATAAGGAACAAATCCCATACCATTCGAAACACTTTAAAGTAAGAAATCTTCAAGAACCAAGCAATTATTGGAAACAGAACGAAAATAACAATAGCAAGTCCAAGATACACAACCCCAATCAACTTTGCCATAGGGATTAATAGGGCGATACCATACTGACCTACAGAGGCGGCCATGAGAGATAGTACACCAATCGGTGCGGTTACCATGACCATTTGTGTCAGTTTAAACATGATATTTGCAACTGATTCCATAAACTTCATTGCCGGCTCTGACTTTTTACCAATTGCTCCAGCAGCTGCACCAAATAAAATAGCGAAGAATATAACAGCTAATAAATCACTTTTTGCCATCGCATCAACAATGTTGCTTGGAATGATGTTAACAAGCATCGTTTTAAAATCGACAACTTTGGTAACGCTTTCATTTAATTGTGTTATATCTTTCTGGGCAAGATGGGACAAATTAAGCCCATCACCAGGCTTTAAAATGTTAACAAGTAAAAGACCAATACCTAGAATCAGAGTGGTAATAAATTCAAACCATATAATTGTTTTAAGTCCTAATGAACCCATTTTTTTCATGTTTCCGTCGCCTGATGACCCAATGACAATAGTAGTGAAAACAATAGGCACAACAATCATTTTAATGAGATGAATAAAAGCGTCGCCAATTGGTCTTAAAGATTGGCCAAGTACAGGAAAAAAATGT
It contains:
- a CDS encoding cation:dicarboxylase symporter family transporter, which codes for MKKFFAFQVLIALFIGALIGHFFPVLGQSLRPIGDAFIHLIKMIVVPIVFTTIVIGSSGDGNMKKMGSLGLKTIIWFEFITTLILGIGLLLVNILKPGDGLNLSHLAQKDITQLNESVTKVVDFKTMLVNIIPSNIVDAMAKSDLLAVIFFAILFGAAAGAIGKKSEPAMKFMESVANIMFKLTQMVMVTAPIGVLSLMAASVGQYGIALLIPMAKLIGVVYLGLAIVIFVLFPIIAWFLKISYFKVFRMVWDLFLIAFSTTSTETILPQLMDRMEAYGCSKRVVSFVIPSGLSLNCDGSTLYLSVCSIFLAQAYGIPMDFGQQLIVMGVLVATSKGIAAVPSGSLVVLLATASAVGLPAEGVAIIAGIDRVLDMARTACNTPGHVLACIVVSKWEKEFRQEEWKAQTEQSSVQA